The following are from one region of the Stanieria cyanosphaera PCC 7437 genome:
- a CDS encoding UDP-glucuronic acid decarboxylase family protein, with product MRILVTGGAGFIGSHLIDRLMVQGHEVVCLDNFYTGHKRNILKWLDNPYFELIRHDITEPIRLEVDQIYHLACPASPVHYQYNPVKTIKTNVMGTLNMLGLAKRVKARFLLASTSEVYGDPDVHPQPEEYRGNVNCIGIRSCYDEGKRVAETLAFDYYRQNNVDIRVARIFNTYGPRMLENDGRVVSNFVVQALRGIPLTIYGDGSQTRSFCYVSDLVEGLMRLMNNEYIGPVNIGNPGEYTILELAKTIQTMVNPDAELVYKPLPQDDPKQRQPDITRAKTWLGWEPTIPLQEGLKLTIEDFRDRIESKEVQKLS from the coding sequence ATGAGAATATTAGTAACTGGTGGTGCTGGTTTTATCGGTTCCCATTTAATCGATCGCTTGATGGTACAAGGACATGAAGTTGTCTGTCTTGATAATTTTTACACTGGTCACAAGCGTAATATCCTTAAATGGCTAGATAATCCTTATTTTGAATTGATTCGTCATGATATTACTGAACCTATTCGCCTTGAAGTAGACCAAATTTATCACCTCGCTTGTCCAGCTTCTCCAGTTCATTATCAATACAATCCCGTGAAAACAATTAAAACTAATGTCATGGGAACTTTGAATATGCTTGGATTAGCTAAACGAGTCAAGGCAAGGTTTTTACTTGCTTCTACTTCAGAAGTTTACGGCGATCCAGACGTACATCCCCAACCCGAAGAATATCGTGGTAATGTCAATTGTATTGGGATTCGTAGTTGCTATGACGAAGGGAAAAGAGTAGCAGAAACTCTGGCTTTTGATTACTATCGACAAAATAATGTTGATATTCGCGTAGCAAGAATTTTTAATACCTACGGCCCCCGCATGTTGGAAAATGATGGTCGTGTAGTTAGTAATTTTGTGGTTCAGGCATTACGAGGAATACCCTTAACAATTTATGGTGATGGTTCGCAAACTCGCAGTTTTTGCTATGTCTCCGACTTAGTAGAAGGATTGATGCGGTTGATGAACAACGAATATATTGGACCAGTTAACATCGGTAATCCTGGAGAATACACTATTTTAGAATTAGCTAAAACTATTCAAACTATGGTCAATCCTGATGCCGAGTTGGTTTATAAACCACTTCCTCAAGACGATCCAAAACAGCGACAACCAGATATTACTCGTGCTAAAACTTGGCTAGGTTGGGAACCGACAATTCCCCTCCAAGAAGGCTTAAAACTAACTATAGAAGACTTTCGCGATCGCATCGAGAGCAAAGAAGTTCAAAAATTAAGTTAA
- a CDS encoding HAD family hydrolase — MNYSAIASDYDGTLATEGKVDLATLAAVNRWKESGRKFILVTGRRISSLQEIFEKIDICDYVVAENGAVLYHPQSQTSYLLCQPASTKLIERLQQKDLKNIAVGEAIVATWQPHEEIVRETIAELNLSLEIILNKRAIMILPTGINKASGLELALNKLNLTASEVIGVGDAENDLDLLKYSGLGVAVGNALTEVKHQADWVTKGERGLGIQELIQRQLK; from the coding sequence ATGAATTATTCAGCGATCGCAAGTGATTATGACGGCACTTTAGCCACCGAAGGAAAAGTCGATCTAGCAACTTTAGCTGCTGTTAATCGGTGGAAAGAATCGGGAAGAAAATTTATTTTAGTAACTGGAAGAAGAATTAGTAGTTTGCAAGAGATTTTTGAAAAAATTGATATTTGTGATTATGTGGTAGCTGAAAATGGGGCAGTTTTATATCATCCTCAGTCTCAAACATCATATTTATTATGTCAACCAGCCTCAACCAAATTAATTGAAAGGTTACAACAAAAAGATCTTAAAAATATTGCCGTAGGAGAAGCGATCGTTGCTACTTGGCAACCTCATGAAGAGATAGTTAGAGAGACAATTGCCGAATTAAATTTATCTTTGGAAATAATTTTAAACAAACGAGCAATTATGATTCTACCAACAGGAATAAATAAAGCTAGTGGCTTAGAATTAGCTTTAAATAAATTAAATTTAACTGCATCAGAAGTTATTGGTGTAGGTGATGCGGAAAATGATTTAGATTTACTTAAATATTCTGGATTAGGAGTAGCTGTAGGTAATGCTTTAACAGAAGTAAAACACCAAGCAGACTGGGTTACTAAAGGAGAAAGAGGACTCGGAATTCAGGAATTAATTCAAAGACAATTAAAGTAG
- a CDS encoding microcompartments protein translates to MGVELRSYVYLDRLQPQHASYIGTVALGFLPLPGDASLWIEISPGIEINRITDVALKSAVVRPGVQFVERLYGLLEIHSNKQGEVRAAGKAILQALGVSQRDCLKPKVVSSQIIRNIDPYQAQLINRNRRGQLLLAGQTLYVLEVQPAAYAALAANEAEKAALINILQVQAVGSFGRLYLGGEERDILAGSAAALAAIENVAGRETFLDGSNE, encoded by the coding sequence TTGGGTGTAGAACTTCGCAGTTATGTTTATTTAGACCGCTTACAACCACAACACGCTTCCTATATTGGGACAGTAGCTTTGGGATTTTTGCCTTTACCTGGAGATGCTTCTTTGTGGATTGAAATATCTCCTGGGATTGAAATAAATCGTATTACAGATGTAGCTTTAAAATCGGCAGTAGTACGTCCTGGAGTTCAATTTGTGGAAAGATTATATGGTTTGTTAGAAATTCATTCTAATAAACAGGGGGAAGTTAGAGCAGCAGGAAAAGCTATTTTACAAGCATTGGGAGTAAGTCAAAGAGATTGTCTCAAACCCAAAGTTGTTTCTAGTCAAATTATTCGCAATATCGATCCTTATCAAGCTCAATTAATTAATCGTAACCGTCGCGGACAATTATTATTAGCAGGACAAACTTTATATGTGTTAGAGGTACAACCTGCTGCTTATGCTGCCTTAGCTGCTAATGAAGCGGAAAAAGCTGCGTTAATTAATATTCTGCAAGTACAAGCGGTAGGTAGTTTCGGCAGATTGTATTTAGGAGGAGAAGAAAGAGATATTTTAGCTGGATCTGCTGCTGCTTTAGCTGCGATAGAAAATGTCGCTGGAAGAGAAACTTTTCTGGATGGAAGTAATGAATAA
- a CDS encoding DUF1664 domain-containing protein → MTTTSNTDLQQLKEFISDRFNQLDRKIDTVKSELKQEIIEVKSELKQEITEVKSELKQEIADVRGDIKAIDARIKNVETAVQKIPEITEKFGELKNW, encoded by the coding sequence ATGACCACGACATCTAATACAGACCTTCAACAATTAAAAGAATTTATTAGCGATCGCTTTAACCAATTAGATCGCAAGATTGATACAGTTAAATCCGAACTCAAACAGGAAATTATTGAGGTTAAATCTGAACTCAAACAGGAAATTACTGAGGTTAAATCCGAACTCAAACAAGAAATTGCTGATGTAAGAGGTGATATCAAAGCTATTGATGCTCGAATTAAAAATGTCGAAACTGCTGTTCAGAAAATCCCTGAAATCACGGAAAAATTTGGTGAATTGAAGAACTGGTGA
- a CDS encoding UDP-glucose dehydrogenase family protein, with product MRVCVIGTGYVGLVTGVCLSHIGHDVICVDNNEEKVKLMQAGQSPIYEPGLSELMKSSSEAGKLQFTSDLAKGVEHGEILFIAVGTPPLPTGESDTRYVEAVARGIGAHLNGGYKVIVNKSTVPIGSGDWVRMIVLDGIAERQKALVTAGGGISTLEENIGGNFDVVSNPEFLREGSAVYDTFNPDRIVLGGNSDRAIAMMQELYQPLVDRSFAEDKSLPPVPVVVTDLSSAEMIKYAANSFLATKISFINEVANICDRVGADVTQVAKGIGLDSRIGSKFLQAGLGWGGSCFPKDVSALIHTADDYGYDAELLKAAVTVNQRQRLVTLEKLQHELKILKGKTVGLLGLTFKPDTDDMRDAPALNLIEQLNRLGAKVKAYDPIVSQSGLSHGLSGVIIESNAEMLADGCDALVLVTDWQEFLKLDFTKMAKVMIQPLIIDGRNFLDRQAVQDAGFRYVGIGR from the coding sequence ATGCGTGTATGTGTTATTGGTACTGGCTATGTTGGCTTAGTGACTGGCGTTTGTTTATCTCATATTGGACATGATGTCATCTGTGTTGATAACAACGAAGAAAAAGTCAAATTAATGCAGGCTGGACAATCTCCAATTTATGAACCAGGATTATCAGAATTGATGAAATCCTCTTCTGAAGCTGGTAAATTGCAATTTACTTCTGACTTAGCTAAAGGTGTAGAACACGGTGAGATTTTATTTATTGCAGTTGGTACTCCACCTCTGCCTACAGGAGAAAGCGACACTCGTTATGTGGAAGCAGTAGCTAGAGGAATTGGCGCACATCTCAATGGTGGTTATAAAGTAATTGTTAATAAGTCTACCGTACCGATTGGTTCTGGGGACTGGGTTAGAATGATTGTACTAGATGGTATTGCTGAAAGACAAAAAGCCTTGGTTACTGCTGGTGGTGGTATTAGTACCCTAGAAGAAAATATTGGCGGTAACTTTGATGTTGTCAGTAATCCAGAATTTTTAAGAGAAGGTTCAGCCGTCTACGATACTTTTAATCCCGACCGCATTGTTCTCGGTGGCAATAGTGATCGAGCGATCGCGATGATGCAAGAATTATATCAACCTTTGGTAGACCGCAGCTTTGCTGAAGATAAATCTTTACCTCCCGTACCAGTAGTGGTTACTGATTTAAGTTCAGCAGAAATGATTAAATATGCTGCTAATTCTTTCCTGGCTACTAAAATTAGTTTTATTAATGAAGTTGCGAATATCTGCGACCGCGTTGGTGCTGATGTTACCCAAGTTGCGAAAGGTATTGGTTTAGATTCCCGTATTGGCAGCAAATTCCTTCAAGCCGGTTTAGGCTGGGGTGGTTCTTGTTTTCCTAAAGATGTTTCTGCTTTAATTCATACTGCGGATGATTATGGTTATGATGCAGAATTACTTAAAGCTGCGGTTACTGTTAACCAACGTCAGCGTTTAGTAACCTTAGAAAAATTACAACACGAATTAAAAATCCTCAAAGGAAAGACAGTCGGTTTACTTGGTTTAACTTTCAAACCCGATACCGATGATATGCGTGATGCGCCTGCTTTAAATTTAATTGAGCAATTAAATCGTCTTGGTGCTAAAGTCAAAGCTTATGACCCTATTGTTTCCCAATCTGGTCTAAGTCACGGTTTATCAGGCGTAATTATTGAATCCAATGCCGAAATGTTAGCTGATGGTTGTGATGCTTTAGTTTTAGTTACTGATTGGCAAGAATTTTTGAAACTTGACTTTACCAAAATGGCAAAAGTAATGATTCAACCATTAATTATCGATGGTCGTAATTTCCTAGACCGACAAGCTGTTCAAGACGCTGGTTTCCGTTATGTAGGTATTGGTCGTTAG
- a CDS encoding PhoX family protein → MGIKRRHFLMFLGAGVGSIALKDMAQNEQKLLPTGGVAVAKNSPSNIFPPIKGTMPLEIYGLSAAEQKESFSTFEVVDDLVLPEGFTYQVIISWGDRIGESDHFGYNNDYVTLIETSPNQGYLVVNHEYVSAKPWRQSYQAVIGKSLPFDEVMAAMTAAGGEIDAFSLPEGDPLKNKIYEIAKAAQYDAGLSIISVRKKSDGSWERTYNKSDRRITGISGLEDGKYLKVTGPAATVFRKNSGQGYLDGLSDRIIGTHQNCAGGTTPWGTVFSAEENFQGEVAEAVYADGTSFPPSTVPFSLVTEAGEIEDLAGQGNVFGYQGNKYGWAVEVDPANPNDYGTKHSWLGRYRHEAFAFRAVAGKNLAVYSGCDRRGGHFYKFISTDIVQDPTSKENSRLMEKGMLYAAKFNPDGTGSWIALQPDTLINPDLPSVHTGGMIPLPNRPDGGFTPVTEDSFAQAFAQKYKTLADLYQGNNEEELQGAILIDAHFAASAAGATCTARPEDADLNNEGILFIAFTSGSPDEKDGSPNQNIFQGPNGESAYEHGWIMKLVEDNQDSAAMTFQWELFATGGEPAEGGLGFSNPDNLLFDRQGNLWMVTDMSTDKHNQAIPSRVDSEGTPVSQSNLRGLFGNNSVWYFPTSGVNAGEGYLFAYGPMDCEICGPWLTADEKTLFLAPQHPGEFNGIRQDLKSETRSFAMKTTTGEDFLQTRQVPIGSNWPDKTTNTPPKPSVVAVRRLDDRKITEA, encoded by the coding sequence ATGGGAATTAAGCGTAGGCATTTTCTGATGTTTTTGGGTGCAGGTGTGGGTTCGATTGCCCTCAAGGATATGGCACAAAATGAACAGAAACTTTTGCCTACTGGGGGTGTTGCTGTAGCAAAAAATTCCCCTAGCAATATCTTTCCACCGATTAAAGGAACAATGCCTTTAGAAATTTATGGTCTTTCTGCTGCTGAACAAAAAGAAAGTTTCAGTACTTTTGAAGTGGTTGATGATCTTGTTTTACCAGAAGGCTTTACTTATCAGGTAATTATCTCATGGGGCGATCGCATTGGTGAATCAGATCATTTTGGTTATAACAATGACTACGTTACTCTGATCGAAACTTCTCCCAATCAAGGTTATTTAGTTGTTAATCACGAATATGTCAGTGCTAAACCCTGGCGACAAAGTTATCAAGCAGTAATTGGTAAGTCTCTGCCCTTTGATGAGGTGATGGCAGCGATGACAGCAGCAGGAGGTGAAATTGACGCTTTTTCTCTACCCGAAGGCGATCCTCTCAAGAATAAAATTTACGAAATTGCTAAAGCTGCTCAATATGATGCTGGTTTATCGATTATTTCCGTTCGTAAAAAATCCGATGGCAGTTGGGAACGCACCTATAATAAAAGCGATCGCCGTATTACTGGTATTTCTGGTCTTGAAGATGGCAAATATTTAAAAGTAACCGGCCCGGCAGCAACAGTATTTCGTAAGAATAGTGGACAAGGTTATCTAGATGGTTTGAGCGATCGCATTATTGGTACTCATCAAAATTGTGCTGGTGGTACTACTCCTTGGGGTACAGTTTTTAGTGCGGAAGAAAATTTTCAAGGTGAGGTAGCAGAAGCAGTTTATGCCGATGGTACTTCCTTTCCTCCCAGTACTGTACCTTTTAGTTTGGTTACCGAAGCAGGAGAAATTGAGGATTTAGCTGGACAGGGTAATGTTTTTGGTTATCAAGGTAATAAATATGGTTGGGCAGTTGAAGTCGATCCCGCTAATCCTAATGATTACGGAACTAAACATTCCTGGTTGGGTCGTTATCGTCACGAAGCCTTTGCCTTTCGAGCAGTAGCTGGCAAAAATCTAGCAGTATATTCAGGATGCGATCGCCGAGGCGGTCATTTTTATAAGTTCATTAGTACTGATATAGTTCAAGACCCTACTAGCAAAGAAAATTCGCGTCTGATGGAAAAGGGAATGCTTTACGCTGCTAAGTTTAATCCCGATGGTACAGGTAGTTGGATTGCGCTTCAACCAGATACCCTCATTAATCCAGATCTGCCTAGTGTCCACACTGGAGGAATGATTCCTTTACCTAATCGTCCTGACGGTGGTTTTACTCCAGTAACAGAAGATTCTTTTGCTCAAGCTTTTGCTCAAAAATACAAGACTTTAGCAGATTTATACCAAGGTAATAATGAAGAAGAATTACAAGGAGCTATTTTAATTGATGCCCATTTTGCAGCCAGTGCTGCTGGTGCAACTTGTACCGCCCGTCCTGAAGATGCTGATCTTAACAATGAAGGAATTTTATTTATCGCTTTTACCTCTGGTTCTCCTGATGAAAAGGATGGTAGTCCCAATCAAAACATTTTCCAAGGGCCTAACGGTGAATCTGCCTACGAACACGGTTGGATTATGAAATTAGTCGAAGATAATCAAGATTCAGCAGCCATGACTTTTCAGTGGGAATTGTTTGCTACAGGCGGTGAACCAGCCGAAGGAGGTTTAGGATTCTCTAATCCCGATAATCTTCTCTTTGACCGCCAGGGTAATCTTTGGATGGTAACAGATATGTCTACAGATAAACATAATCAAGCAATTCCTAGTCGAGTTGATTCTGAAGGAACTCCTGTCAGTCAGTCTAATTTACGAGGTTTGTTTGGCAACAACTCCGTTTGGTATTTTCCTACCTCTGGTGTGAATGCAGGTGAAGGTTATTTATTTGCCTACGGCCCTATGGATTGCGAAATCTGTGGCCCTTGGTTAACCGCAGATGAAAAGACTTTATTCCTTGCGCCTCAACATCCAGGTGAATTTAATGGTATTCGGCAAGATTTGAAATCTGAAACTCGCTCCTTTGCGATGAAGACAACTACAGGGGAAGACTTTCTTCAAACTCGTCAAGTGCCGATTGGTTCTAATTGGCCAGACAAAACTACTAATACTCCACCCAAACCTAGTGTAGTAGCAGTTCGTCGTCTTGATGATCGTAAGATTACGGAAGCTTAA
- a CDS encoding pentapeptide repeat-containing protein, with translation MANVEHLTKLKQGSVKWSEWLGCNEQTIPDFRQANLSRTNLAGVDLAQANLNSANLDRADLTSANLAQANLQFAQLIDAKLAQANLSNADLRQAYLIDADLTEINAIAADFREANCRCANLKEANLIGTLMRKVNLQQANLTAVKLHRSNLSEANLVEANLNQAELINANLYDAELIGAFFYQANLTKVNAIKVHASKTYCFAANLSEANLKKSDFRWSNLTYANLRDANLIGANLRGANLSQADLKGANLEGANFKGANLTKADLRGANFKGANLQDAIFKNTKLQGTIMPDGTKHF, from the coding sequence ATGGCAAATGTAGAACATTTAACCAAACTAAAACAAGGTTCGGTCAAATGGAGTGAATGGCTTGGTTGCAACGAACAAACGATCCCAGATTTTCGTCAAGCTAATTTAAGTAGAACTAATTTAGCAGGAGTTGATTTAGCTCAGGCTAACTTAAATAGTGCTAATCTTGATCGGGCTGATTTAACAAGTGCAAATTTAGCTCAAGCTAACTTACAATTTGCTCAATTAATTGACGCTAAATTAGCTCAGGCTAATCTTAGTAATGCGGATTTACGTCAAGCTTATTTAATTGATGCAGATCTTACTGAAATTAATGCGATCGCAGCAGATTTTCGAGAAGCAAATTGTCGTTGTGCAAATTTAAAGGAAGCAAATTTAATTGGTACTTTGATGCGAAAAGTTAATCTTCAACAAGCCAATTTAACAGCAGTAAAATTACATCGGAGTAATTTAAGTGAAGCTAATTTAGTTGAAGCAAATTTAAATCAAGCCGAACTTATTAATGCTAATTTGTATGATGCTGAATTGATCGGAGCATTTTTTTATCAAGCCAATCTTACTAAAGTTAATGCCATTAAAGTTCACGCTAGTAAAACTTATTGTTTTGCTGCTAATTTAAGTGAAGCTAATTTAAAAAAAAGTGATTTCCGTTGGTCAAATTTAACTTATGCTAATCTTCGAGACGCAAATTTAATTGGAGCTAATTTAAGAGGTGCAAATTTGAGCCAAGCTGATCTTAAAGGAGCTAATTTAGAAGGAGCAAATTTCAAAGGAGCTAATCTTACCAAAGCAGATTTAAGAGGAGCAAATTTCAAAGGAGCTAATCTACAAGATGCTATATTTAAGAATACTAAATTACAAGGAACTATTATGCCTGATGGCACTAAACATTTTTAA
- the cofH gene encoding 7,8-didemethyl-8-hydroxy-5-deazariboflavin synthase subunit CofH, with translation MICQTNNLKIVEAILDKADRGEDLSETEALTLLQQKNPQAIARIKQTADSLRQKQVGDTVTYVINRNINFTNICEQHCSFCAFRRDVDQEGAFWLNSEQILLKTAEAVQKNATEICMQGGLNPQAKLNGTSLDYYLHLVATIKQQFPQLHLHAFSPQEIEFIAREDGISYEEVILALQKTGVDSMPGTAAEILDDAVRKIICPEKINTATWLEIISTAHRLGMPTTSTMLSGHIETPAQQIAHLAKLRSLQKTAIQNNYPAKITEFIILPFVGQEAPKPLRHRVGRDQPSLSDTLHLTAVARIFLGNWISNHQPSWVKLNLSGATEALTWGCNDIGGTLMEEHITTMAGAQGGTSMSVETLQQAVNSLNRPYQQRTTLYEYIQLN, from the coding sequence GTGATTTGCCAAACTAATAACTTAAAAATTGTCGAGGCTATTTTAGACAAAGCAGATAGAGGTGAAGACTTATCAGAAACCGAAGCCTTAACCTTACTTCAGCAAAAAAATCCACAAGCGATTGCACGAATTAAACAAACGGCAGACAGTCTTAGACAGAAACAAGTAGGAGATACAGTAACCTACGTGATCAACCGCAATATTAACTTCACAAACATCTGTGAGCAACATTGTAGTTTTTGTGCCTTTCGTCGTGATGTTGATCAAGAGGGAGCATTTTGGCTCAATAGTGAGCAAATTCTGCTCAAAACAGCCGAAGCAGTGCAAAAAAATGCCACAGAAATATGTATGCAGGGAGGACTTAACCCCCAAGCAAAATTAAATGGTACTTCCTTGGATTACTATTTACATTTAGTAGCAACAATTAAACAACAATTTCCTCAACTTCATCTCCATGCTTTTTCGCCACAAGAAATAGAGTTTATTGCTAGAGAAGATGGAATTAGTTACGAAGAAGTAATTCTGGCTTTACAAAAGACTGGAGTAGATTCAATGCCAGGTACTGCTGCCGAAATTTTAGATGATGCGGTTAGAAAAATTATTTGTCCTGAAAAAATTAATACCGCTACCTGGTTAGAAATAATTAGTACCGCTCATCGTCTAGGAATGCCTACTACTAGTACTATGTTATCTGGTCACATTGAAACACCAGCACAACAAATAGCGCATTTAGCTAAATTGCGATCGCTACAAAAAACTGCGATTCAAAATAATTATCCTGCTAAAATTACCGAATTTATTATTCTTCCTTTTGTTGGACAAGAAGCACCCAAACCACTCCGTCATCGAGTAGGCAGAGATCAACCAAGCTTATCAGACACTTTACACCTAACTGCCGTCGCTCGCATTTTTTTAGGTAATTGGATATCCAATCATCAACCAAGCTGGGTAAAACTTAATCTATCAGGAGCAACTGAAGCTCTAACTTGGGGTTGTAATGATATTGGTGGTACTTTAATGGAAGAACATATTACCACGATGGCAGGAGCGCAAGGTGGCACATCGATGTCGGTAGAAACTCTACAACAAGCAGTAAATTCTCTTAATCGTCCCTATCAACAAAGAACTACGCTATACGAGTATATACAGTTGAATTAA
- the ruvA gene encoding Holliday junction branch migration protein RuvA, translating into MISYFKGKIIEIIKNTNNRFFLIIEVNHIGYEVQICQRFSRQLSVQQDEIIQIFTHQQIQEDRHTLYGFSSLAERDLFRELISVSGIGSQLALALIDTLELSELVGAIVTSNINVLSKTPGVGKKTAERIALELKSKLAQWREIKGIKITTSTTSVVVKSEIIEDLEMTLLALGYTSIEIEQAITALSQDNQLLKNNNIEEWIRSAIAWLSGE; encoded by the coding sequence ATGATTAGTTACTTCAAAGGAAAAATAATAGAAATAATAAAAAATACAAATAATCGATTTTTTTTAATTATTGAAGTTAATCACATTGGCTATGAAGTACAAATTTGCCAGCGTTTTTCTCGTCAATTATCAGTTCAACAAGATGAAATAATTCAAATTTTTACTCATCAACAAATTCAGGAAGACCGACACACTCTTTATGGTTTTTCTTCTTTAGCAGAAAGAGATTTATTTCGAGAGTTAATTAGCGTGAGTGGTATTGGCTCACAATTAGCTTTAGCTTTAATCGATACTTTAGAACTTTCTGAATTAGTTGGAGCAATAGTTACTAGTAACATTAACGTATTAAGTAAAACTCCTGGTGTGGGAAAAAAAACAGCCGAAAGAATTGCTTTAGAATTAAAATCTAAACTTGCTCAATGGCGAGAAATTAAAGGAATAAAAATTACAACATCTACCACTTCTGTTGTAGTTAAATCCGAAATTATTGAAGATTTAGAAATGACCTTACTTGCCCTTGGTTACACTTCCATAGAAATTGAACAAGCAATTACTGCTCTGAGTCAAGACAATCAATTACTGAAAAATAATAATATAGAAGAATGGATTAGAAGTGCGATCGCCTGGTTAAGTGGAGAGTAA
- a CDS encoding sucrose-phosphate phosphatase — MNPFLFVTDLDHTLVGDDRALELLNQQLEQHRQQYGTKIVYATGRSLYLYKQLAQEKPLLTPDALITAVGTEIYFNPSQAEVDREWAKILSQGWHREQIAAIANQYSQLKPQPESEQNPFKISYYLSESEAEALLSTLETELLSQGFKIKLVYSGSQDLDILPLKGDKGLAVQFLRSKWEVTAEATVTCGDSGNDIALFKGDEKGIIVGNAKSELRQWYQTNQNDSLYLAEAVCAGGILEGLKYFGFL, encoded by the coding sequence GTGAACCCATTTTTATTTGTGACAGATTTAGACCATACGTTAGTAGGCGATGATCGTGCTTTAGAGCTTCTCAATCAACAACTAGAACAACATCGGCAACAATATGGTACTAAAATAGTATACGCTACAGGGCGATCGCTTTATCTCTATAAACAGTTGGCACAGGAAAAACCTCTACTGACTCCAGATGCTTTAATTACGGCAGTTGGCACAGAAATTTATTTTAATCCTAGTCAAGCCGAAGTAGACCGAGAATGGGCAAAGATACTTTCTCAGGGTTGGCATCGAGAACAAATAGCAGCAATAGCTAATCAATACTCTCAACTTAAACCTCAACCTGAATCTGAGCAAAATCCTTTCAAAATTAGTTATTATCTGAGTGAATCAGAAGCAGAAGCCTTATTATCTACTTTAGAAACAGAATTATTATCTCAAGGTTTTAAAATCAAGCTGGTTTACAGTGGTTCACAAGATTTAGATATTCTTCCTCTCAAGGGTGATAAAGGTTTAGCTGTTCAATTCCTTAGAAGTAAATGGGAGGTTACTGCTGAAGCTACGGTTACCTGTGGTGACTCTGGTAATGATATTGCTTTGTTTAAAGGAGATGAAAAAGGCATTATTGTTGGTAATGCTAAATCAGAATTGCGTCAGTGGTATCAAACAAATCAAAATGATTCTCTTTACCTCGCTGAAGCTGTTTGTGCAGGCGGTATTTTGGAAGGTTTGAAATATTTTGGCTTTCTTTAA